A single window of Methylocella tundrae DNA harbors:
- a CDS encoding EcsC family protein: protein MPTEAVPLSPTDEASLRRAIDELKRSSLAMRLTSLIGRQIGLIGLVVPAPVAEVVNKAAETAIHTAMGLALRSLSSARVRDRRRLHKSLATMAGAAGGAFGLAGLPVELPFTTTVMLRSIADVARSEGEDLTDPDVALACLEVFALGGDAGSSRREERGGALETGYFAVRVMLARSVSESARHFLDRGLTEQAAPMLVRLIAQISTRFGVVVSQKLAAQSVPIIGAASGAAINYAFVDHFQTLARGHFTVRRLERIYGASLVRAEYNRLAREM from the coding sequence ATGCCGACCGAAGCCGTTCCGCTGTCGCCGACCGACGAGGCGTCGTTGCGGCGCGCCATCGACGAACTGAAGCGCTCGAGCCTCGCGATGCGGCTCACGTCGCTGATCGGCCGCCAGATCGGCTTGATCGGCCTTGTCGTTCCAGCGCCCGTCGCGGAGGTTGTCAACAAGGCGGCCGAGACCGCCATTCATACCGCCATGGGCCTTGCCTTGCGCAGCCTTTCAAGCGCGAGAGTGCGCGATCGGCGACGGCTGCACAAATCCCTTGCGACAATGGCCGGCGCAGCCGGCGGGGCTTTTGGTCTCGCCGGGCTGCCGGTCGAGCTTCCGTTCACAACCACGGTCATGCTGCGCTCGATCGCGGACGTCGCCCGAAGCGAAGGCGAGGATCTGACCGATCCAGACGTCGCCCTGGCCTGTCTTGAGGTCTTCGCCCTTGGCGGCGACGCCGGCTCAAGCCGCCGGGAAGAGCGCGGCGGCGCGCTCGAAACCGGCTATTTCGCCGTGCGGGTCATGCTCGCCAGATCGGTCAGCGAATCGGCCCGCCATTTTCTGGATCGCGGGCTGACCGAGCAGGCGGCCCCTATGCTCGTGCGCCTCATCGCACAGATCAGCACGCGTTTCGGCGTCGTGGTTTCGCAAAAGCTCGCGGCTCAAAGCGTCCCAATCATCGGCGCCGCCAGCGGCGCGGCCATCAATTACGCATTCGTCGATCACTTCCAGACGCTGGCGCGCGGCCATTTCACCGTTCGCCGGCTGGAGCGTATCTATGGAGCGAGCCTGGTTCGGGCCGAATATAATCGGCTCGCGCGCGAAATGTAA